The DNA window TGATTTCTCCAGATATcggtgttgtgtttgtgaatctCCCTGAAAACCTGGATAACCCTGCACCTAATTACAGAGTGCGGAGGAATGTTGAGGAGGCAGCGTCTACGCAACAGTTCCTCACCAAGCTAAATTTGAGGATAGAGCCTCTGCAAAGTCCTGTTGGAAACACAATAGAACCAATCATACTGTTTCAGAAAATGGGTGTCGGGAAGCTTGAGATGTATGTTCTTAATCCTTCAAAGAATAGCAAAGAGATGCAGCACTTTATGAAGCAGTGGACAGGTAGTGAAAAAGACACAGCTTCTATTTTACTGCCAAACGGAAAAGAATCTCAGTTCCCTGTCTCTTATTTGACGTCTATCTCTTCGCTCATTGTGTGGCACCCTGCTAATCCCTCAGATAAGGTTGTCCGCGTTCTCTTTCCTGGAAATACCACCCAGCGTCACGTCTTTGAAGGTTTAGAGAAGCTAAAGCACTTGGAGTTCTTGAAGCAGCCAGTTGTCACTCAAAAAGCAATGTCTTCTAATATGCCTTCAACGCCGACACTAAAGCAAGCAAAGATGAAATACAGAACAGACAGCAAAGAGAGCCTGAAGTCTACCCCAAAGCCATCACCCAGCAGGAGCATCAGGAAGGATTCAAAGGAGGAAGCACCAGAGAAGGCAAAGACAGATGCAGAATCCAcccatgaaaaaacacaaaagacagagaaaaaagaaaaggtcccactgaaaaaggaaaaagcaaagGCACCTGAGAAAGAATCAAAAGCAAAGATGGAGCAATCAGCACAGAATGAAACTCCTGAAAAGAAGAAGCCTGAAATAAAACCCAAAGCTGAAAAGGAAAAGACCATTAAGAGGGAGACCAAAATCtcagtggaaaagaaaaaggaggttAAAAAAGAAGTGGCAAAGAAAGACGATATTCACaaacaagaaattaaaaaagaagaaaaagtgaagAAAGAGGACGTAAAGAAAGTTCTAAAAAAAGACATCCGAAAAGAGTCACCtatgaaggagaagaaggaagaaaagaaagagcaaaagaaagatGTCAAAAGGCCcttaaaagacataaaaaagacTGAAGAAAGGAATGCAGCACCAAAACCAAAGCCCCTGAAAAAAGATGATGTCTCAAATAAATTTGCAGGGACACCATCAAAGtcaaaagagaaagggaagccTAAGGTttcaaagaaagagacaaaggtTGGTAGTGGCAAACTTGCAGCCAgtactgctactgctgctgttgctgctgctgctgttgctgctgttgctgctgttgtggatGATCCTGAAGCAGAAAGATCTATGATGTCCTCACCAGAGGACCTTACCAAGGACTTTGAGGAGCTCCAAACTGAAGAGTTGACAACAGACGATGCGACGGTCCAACAAAACCAGAAAGAAGAGTCAGTGATGATCCACCAGGAAGAAATAATACAGACCAAAGAGTCACCTGAGGCCTTGGAATCTTTGGACGAGGGTATAACCACAACAGAAGCTGAGGGAGACAGTGGAGTGACCCCAGAGGAACAGGTTCTCAAGGTAAAACTTCCAAGTCCAAGTGAAAAGTTTGAAGATGAGGGCACTGTGATGGAGGAGACGTCTGAAGGAGGAGATTatgaagagaagggagagacagaggaagttTATGAACCACAGAGAATGGAATTGGATAAAGATAAACTAACTCCCAGtgaagaggaacacagagacagaccCGATGAAGTCAAACCAGGGGATGGTGTTCAAGACAATGATGATctgatgaataaaaatgtagagGATCCACTCATGAGcgaaagacaaacagagaaacagaatctGTTTGAATCAGCCTTACCCAAAGTGTCCTCACCTATTTCTCCAGCCGCATCTATCCATGATGAAATTCCTCCAGTTGGTTTCGAGAGCTCAACGGTCTCAGACGATGAGAATCGCGAAGAAGCCCCCGAGGATTTCACTGTCACCTCCATCTGCACTCAGTCCACCATCAAGATCTCCAGTGTGCCTACTACCCTGGGTGAGATGTTGACTCCTAGGGACATTATGAGCAACGAAACCGCCTATAATGAGGCTGAATCTCCTCCACGGGATAGTGACAGGTTTGTGACTTCTGTATCTGGACAGTATGATATGAAGAAGATTTCGCCACTTCAGGATATGCCAGGATCAGATCGCTCTCAGAGTGACGTCACGGAAGGCCAGGACTACAACCTCTCTGCTTCCACCATATCTCCACCTTCACCACTAGAAGAGGATAAATTCTGCAAGGGCTTTACCTTAGCAGGGAAAGCTGAGCAGTATGACACAGTTCAAGAGTCGTTTGAGAAGCATGATGCAGATCTAACAGGACTCACTTCAACCTCCACAACCACACCTCTTATTCGTTCTCCCTCAGTCGACCGCAGGGATACATTTGATTCCCCATCACCTTTTGCTGCTCCAATAGAATTGTCCACCACACTGACAGGGAGTACCCGAGCAACAGCAGAATCTGTCAGCCCAGATGACAAGACACTGGAAGGAACTAACTCGCCTCAGTCCTCTGGTCACACTCCTTACTATCAGTCACCAGTAGATGAAAAAGCAGCAAGTCTAACACTTGTCTCAGAAGACAAAGCACAGGGTCCAATAATTGTGGAGCTCACAAGTGATAAAGAAGATTCCTCCAACAGAGCTACCCCAGAGCCAGATGAGCCAGAACAAGAAATGTGCTCTCCTGTAGAGAGGGTAGCATCTTCTCCAAAAAGCCAATCTCCAACTGAGCCCGATTCCccaacaaaaaaggaaaagtcacCATTTGATTTAGATGATAAGACAACTGGAGAAAACAGCCATTCAGTCTTTTCCTCAGCACCGGAGACCAAATATGAGTCAGACACCAATCTATTTACTGGGGCCAAAGAAGAGAGCAAAATGTCGATTTCAGAGGGCACCACATCAGACAAATCAGGATCCCCTCTGGAAGAAGTGGTAGCAGAAGACTTGTTCTCACATTTAGCTTCAGCATCCACTGCCTCGCTGGCCACCAGCTCCTTGCCAGAGCCGACCACCGACTCTCCTTCGCTTCATGCTGAGGTAGGCTCTCCTCATTCTACAGAAGTGGAtgactcactgtctgtctccgtGGTTCAGACCCCAACCCCCTTCCATGAGGCTGAGGGGTCTCCGTCCAAGGAAGATAGCCCCAGGCCCATGTCAATCTCCCCAGACGTCTCACCAAAgtcaaaaagcaaaacacaaaatcagGATATGAAATCCCCAGAGCACTCTACCATGTCGATAGAGTTTGGCCAGGAATCCCCTGACCACTCCTTAGCCCTGGACTTTAGCAAGCAATCCCCAGAGCACCCATCTGTGGGCAGCAGCTCACGTGCTACAGAGAATGGCCCAACTGAGGTTGACTACAGCCCCTCAGATGGCACAGATGTGAGACCACCTGGAGAACCTGGCTCCCCAGTGGAGAAGCCTTTACTTTTTGAAGACGTTGACGTCCGTGCCACTTCTGCAACCCCATCAGAGGCATCTCAGTCCACACCCTCTGTTACAACCCCATGTCAAATGGCTGAGATGCCACATACCATGGCTGAGCAGACGGACAAGTCTCCACTCACCCCCAAGGCATCCTCTCTCACCCAGTCTCCCCATTCCACTGAGCCATCCCCAGTACTAGGAGGTCCCCCGGTTATGGACAGCACCAGCCCAATTTCACCATCTCTGGAGAGCCTTTCTAATAAATTTGACACACAGCTGAAATACGACAAGTCTCCACTCACCCCCAAGGCATCCTCTCTCACCCAGTCTCCCCATTCCACTGAGCCATCCCCAGTACTAGGAGGTCCCCCGGTTATGGACAGCACCAGCCCAATTTCACCATCTCTGGAGAGCCTTTCTAATAAATTTGACACACAGCTGAAATACGACAAGTCTCCACTCACCCCCAAGGCATCCTCTCTCACCCAGTCTCCCCATTCCACTGAGCCTTCCCCAGTACTAGGAGGTCCCCCGGCTATGGACAGCACCAGCCCAATTTCACCATCTCTGGAGAGCCTTTCTAATAAATCTGACATACAGCTGAAATACGACAAGTCTCCACTCACCCCCAAGGCAACCTCTCTCACCCAGTCTCCCCATTCCACTGAGCCATCCCCAGTACTAGGAGGTCCCCCGGTTATGGACAGCACCAGCCCAATTTCACCATCTCTGGAGAGCCTTTCTAATAAATCTGACGCACAGCTGAAATACGACAAGTCACCCTCACCTCCCAAAGCTActtctccatcttcatcatTTTCCCCCTCAAAAGAGGAGACACATTCCCCAGCAAAGGAGACGAATCCCTTTAAATGTGAAGATTCTACACACGAAGCAAAATCCCCTGTGGGCCCCAAAGTTCCTTCCCCATCCtatctgcctctctcctccGATCTGTATAATTATAACTCAGCCTGTGGGTCCAGGGACCCCGACACCACAAAGAGAAGCCCCTCTGCTCCATCTAAAACAGATGTTGACCTCTGCTTAGTCACTTCATGTGAATACCGTCACCCTAAGACAGAATTATCCCCATCTTttattaaccctaaccctctggAATACTTCATTAATGAAGAGAACATCatagaggaggagaagcctCTGGCCAAGTCAGGAGGAGGACCCCCACCTCCAGGTGCTAAGCTTCCCACCAAGCAATGTGAGGAGACCCCACCAACATCCATCAGTGAATCTGCCCCCTCCCAGACAGATTCAGATGTCCCACCAGGGACAGAGGAGTGCCCCTCTATTACAGCAGATGCTAACATTGACTCTGAAGACGATTCTGAGACATTGCCTACTGACAGAACCCTGACCTACAGGCATGCCGATCCTCCTCCAGTGACTTTAAGGGACTCTGCTCCATCCTCGGGCCAACATGATGTCTGTATGGTGGACCCAGAGGCCCTCAAGGCTGAAGAAAATCTCCACAATGCtaacacagagggaggagaaaaatccAAGAAGAAAAAACTCACAAAAAAGTCTTCATCTCCAGCCAGGAAGACTGCTCTGTCAAAAATCAAGGATACCAAGACTGCCTCTCCAAAGAAGAGTGTCGGAGAAGGAAAAGATGCCAAAAATGCAACAAATACCTCTGCGTCCAGAGGTGTGAAAAGTGCCACGTCAGGTAAATACAATTTACTCATCGTCATCATATACTTCactactttttatattttttaagaaCTTAACTTATCTGAGAAATTGTATGTTTTTGCCTCTTTCAGGTGCTGGCAGTGGAAAGGCATCAGGAGCGGCATCTCAGCCAAACTGTCCTCCCATGTTCATGGATTTGGTTTACATACCCAATCACTGCAGTGCCAAGAATGTGGATGCTGAGTTCTTCAAGCGGGTGCGCTCCTCTTACTATGTGGTCAGTGGCAATGATCAGACTGCTCAGGAGCCCAGTAGGGCTGTCCTTGATGCTCTGCTGGAAGGAAAGGCCCAGTGGGGAAACAATATGCAGGTAGGTTTCAAGTATTGATATGACAATTAAATAGTGTACACAGAACTCCAAATGCACTTGGTATATTTGACCATCTTGGTTATTTGTTTTGCTTGACACAATGACAGTAGGGACATATTTTTAAGCTTCAATTTCAGGTTTTCAATCTAATTTGTCAATACGTCAGTCATATTATAGTTATAATTAGCATTTGGGTTTCAGTAGGCTGGGATGTATAAGGATTGTATTCGATGGATCatattgtttgtctgtctgtttctattGAAAGTTTTTTAATCACTTATGCATTTAGATGAAATTGTGAAATTAGGTTCCTGTCATTGTTATCAGTTCTCTATTAAATCCTACACCAGCACTGGTAAAACAGGGGGTCCCATAAATGGAGGTTTGAGGACTCCTGCAGTGGCCATAGGTTCATTTACTCAGGTTCAGGCCACCAATAATACAACCAAGCTTTTGCATGTAAACATCAAAAACATATTGATTAGTCAACATCCTTGAGCTCATAAAAAATCCTAAAAAAtggttacatttaaaatgatattgCCATGTGATGTGATTTAACCCTCTATCGCATTGACTTTTACCTTGTGCTGAAAAAGTTTTGATATGTTATCACTAAAAATTGCTTAAataatgcacattttaaaagggGGTAGCTGGTCAGACACTCTGCAATAGATGGTTCATGTAGAGGAAGAGGCACATGCAGAGATAATTTCTGTTTGATGCTTGAGCTCAGaaacctccctcctctcttatGTCAGGTCACCCTGATTCCAACCCACGACACTGATGTCATGAGGGAGTGGTACCAGGAGACCCACGACAAGCAGCAGGAGCTGAACATCATGGTCCtggccagcagcagcaccgtTGTTATGCAGGACGAGTCCTTCCCAGCTTGTAAGATAGAGATGTAAGACCTGTTCTGCACCAGATCTGTGGATCAGGAGACCAAGTGATAATGACAAATCTATGTAGCATAAAAACCCAAGCAGACACTTACCGGAATATGCTATTGTGACAATTCTTGTGCCCTAAATCATTGAACCTTAAATATCTGAACTGAGGATTACCCAATAGAAATTAGCATTGAGGGGCTCCATGCAAAGGACAATGATTTCACTATAAAGTAATAGACCCTTGACATCCATATGGTGTCTGAATTTTAGGTATGAATGAATTTTACTTGAAGggaacaagaaataaaaagcagcCTATAGCGATGAATGTCCAATTATGCTAAGAGCTCCAGTATAATGTTGCTGTTGCCCCGAGTTTCTTTTACATCCCCAGATCAAATTATAGGAGATTAGACAAGAACCCAACATCCCTGCATATGGTGTATTCTTAAATAATGGCTGTTATCCACACCAAAGGATGAAACAGTTTTCTATCATTGCCTTAGGAAGTTCAAATGAATGTACAAGAACTGGTGCAAGTAGCAGAAGAGTAGGGAAACTCTAGACACTGGAGGTAACTCTTATTGAAAGGACTGTTAAATGATAGTTGAATGATGGTAAATATGAGCTACCTTGAAGGGATGCTTAACATTGAATAGCATGAATATGTCTTTTTggtctggtttctgtttctgctaatgaatatttatttattatttcaaagttAATTTATTGTGCTTGATAAATTTTAAAGTGTGCAGCGGAAATCTGCCTCAGAAATCTCTCCCCTTGCCTTTGTCACATctgtaaaatcattttcatgctgATTAGAGAGTCATTAATTTCAGATCGCCTGTTTTATTTGCAgaatttaatcttttatttctattaccTGTTTTTGTATGTCATTGTTTAGCTTTGGGGGAGCAAACCTTTCCCCTATGTATAGCTAGTCAGGCAGGATATTTTCATAACcttaaaatgtcttgtttttctaaAAGCATTGTACTATAATTATAAATAGCTTTGAAGCCGAAGGGATGGTTGAAAGACGTGCATGAGTTATGATGTGTTAggatttttctcttcttcttttaacTGGGATTTTTCTCAGACTTGCATTAAGAACAACAGGGctacatgatttatttatttattttgcaactTGTGCCATGACGTTGTATAGTACAGGAAGTAAAGCGGTTGCCTGTGGCATTGTATCACAATCAAACTTCATTCTGGGTGCAGCACAGTGTAGATACAGGTTAACATGAGCATTTTTGGTGTTTCTCCTCTGTAGCTGAAGGAGGCGAAGCTTTTGAGTGGGGCGGCACACAGAGATGAGAGTGAGtgacttgtgtgtttcagatgaaAGTAtgtacaacaaaaaaaaactagacactttaaacacaaacatgacacaaacTAACTGTAACAGAGGCCAGAGATCAACCATGACAGGCCACCTTCTGGAGAATTATCCAACAAATCGACGCACATACAGGCTTTGGTACTTTGGGTTATTAAATCAACCAAACTCACCAGATATGTCTGGTGTTCATAAAACCACAACAGACGACTTCTCCTGCAGGGGaaactacactacactacagtAATACCTGTCAAACCTACAAAACTCTGAACTGACATTTCTCTTGGACTgacatttctccttttctccatctcctttttcttcacttcctctctctgtctatttatCTCTGCCTTTTTCTCCTTATCTTTCTCTCGGGAGAACTTTACTaatgtctgtctgcagctgtgtggTATATTTGTCTTGTGGTCATGCATCCTCTCCCCCACTTACCCCCCCAAAATACTCATATAAACCCCCAATAGCAATTAGTTTCAAGTAAGTATTCCTTAGTGCTTTCTAATATTTGTGTGCAATATTCCCTCAATGGCAAATCTGATGTAAGATGAGCTACTGCTGAAGAACAAACACTCAAAAACAACCACAATAAAAATCTGACGTGAACAAGAAGGATGTGTGTCTGATTTCTCTAAAAAATTCATACAGTCCGGTTGTgttattgtatactatataataAAGGTAGTGTGTTCTCATAACATTATAGGTGAAAGTGCTTCTATACATCGCTTTTTATTGCTTGTAAACGTAATGGAGCAACAGAGAGGTATAACCGTCCTTGTCATCTGGCTACAAATACTTTATAGACTCAATATTTGTCTTCCTGTCTCATCTGTTAAATCTAGTACACGATTTAAGTACTGTAGACGTGAACTGGGGGACACAGTCCAAATATTGTGGGTGCTAATAAGACAGACGTCCCAAACTGGCAGCAAATAAACTCCTCGATGAAAAAGATAATGATAGAGAACATAACTGTAGCTCGAATGTCATGTGCTCACAGATGATTGGCTGTAAGTGTCATCGTGGCCCAGGAGGGGAGTCATTTTTTTTTGGTCTCCTTGGTTACAAGTGTCCCTGAGAGCCAGACAGGACAGATGGGGGGGGTGTATGTTTGCATAGAGAGATGTGTGGTGTGGACAGAGGCAATGAAAAGAGCAGAATAATCAAGTGTAGTTAAAATGAGTTTCCTGATTAAATCCTGTCTGTAATTTCTCTTGATTAATCCCATCAATGAAACAGTTCTGGGTGGTCACAGCTTGACATCTGTGGGACGACTCAATAATGAAAAGTATTATCATAGTGCctaacatacagtacatatccTTTGTAGTGCAGATACAGCACCTGCAGTGGAAGAACGGGTAATAGCTGCAGTCAGCAGGAGCATGGTGTGAAGCAGCAGTGCTGAGCCTCCCCTTCTActgcaaagggaaaaaaacaaccccttatgaaaccacattacaATTCACCGCATCTGGATTTTTATACAGATCTACTCCATATTACACACAATCTTAAATATCAGTCCTTACACGTGTGGGATTTTCGATTCATTTTTCGATGAGAAATCAGGAATAATGTTGAAAAAGGCCTTATCCctcaatgtcaaagaaagtggagaaaacaaaagcaaattaaatgGGATTTTTCCTGACTCACACCacctccttccaccaagtttctttGCAATCTGTCCTATAGTTTTTACACAATCCTGCCAAATAAGagacagacaacaacaacaaaaaatgcagacaacacaacctccttggtgaatgtgaaaacaacaaattaataGACTATTTGTAGCTCTGATTATCTATAAGGATATCTTTGAATATGGATAATGCCAAATGGATATGagcaaaataataattgaaagCATATTTATCTCCTCCTGTCCGCAGTCAATTGAAGTGTGGCTCGGATGAGACGCCTCGGGGATACTAAGGCGCAGAGTAGGATAAGAGGACATGTCTCCACAGAATCCTTTTGTTGTAAAGTGGGACAACCACAAGTCCACATCCTTGATGTCTCTAAGCAAGGGAACAATCAGCGGCTGAACCAGACTCTCAGAGGTTTTCAGCAGTAACTGGAAAGTGTTTGCATGTAGTTGTACAGTACTATAAGCAAGTTATGCAAATGAGACAACATCCCTGCTACTTTTCCAAACCGAACATGCAGCCACAGACGTTTATGATTTAGCGGGAAATCAGTCCCTGAATTGAAGAGgcatgaatataaattaatatcATATGTCTTGTGAGAGATGGAAGCAAACCTATTTAATTGTCTTTCAAGGACAATGCCTGTATAACTGGCAAGCTGGCTGACGCAGTGATCACTAccagctgctttttttttatttctgtgccaAACCTCTTTCAGCAGGGACATTTATTAGTGATGATGGGACACCCCAGGCACTTTCCAATACCAAAAGGAAGGGCACACAGGGATAAATCAAAGAAGATGTAAGAGCTACTATCTGTGGGCAGAACCTGGCTGAGTCCGAATGCTAAAAACAGACCAGCACTGGATTATGTAAGCAAGTTACCACAAGCTGTCACCAAACTAAACAATCAACCTGTAGATATACAGGTGCTAAGTGTAGGCAATACTGTTTttagatgcatgcaaacatacacatatgcagagaggagagaaacccCAGAGATGCATACACCTTGTAAGATACTATAAATTATCCAGGGccctgcctctgattggctgagcaaGCAATCTCAGCTGGATGGGCTGAGGTCTTGTTGCTAAGGCAACAGTGGGGCACCTCCCTGTCCCAGCCCTATTTTCTTCCTGCAAGATGATCTGACTTAGTTCCTTTAAGAAGCACCTTAATCGTATGAATGATTTTTTCTCCATTGTTCCTCCAGATGGCTGCAGGTCCAGCAGTTATGTTCCACATGTAAGTCAATAATCCTGTAACTGGTGATAACTCACATCTTACTATTAAAACctttgtgaagaaaaaaaaatgatgacacatgtacatttgtgttttaaatgtttttatataatccAGACTTtttgaattcattcattcatcatgtCACCTTAAAACCCTGTGCAATAactatcattatcattatttatcatatcattgtgcaatattcatttatattatttatcataATTTTTCATTCACTGAACTGTCTCCACTTGCACATGAAGAACTTTATTTTACACTTACTTTGCtggtatttatgttttattatatagTTGCTTCCTTTTTTCTTGAATACTTTAATGTCtaattttaaatttcaaatgtatGTCCTTTAAGGAGAAAATGCAGAAGCAGTCTTTTCTAAAGATGTGAGACCTTGGTCACATAATTCCATGGACGTCAGAGGGCACACTCACTCGTGGCAGGGTTCAGGTCTCACTGAAGGGAAGTAGAGGAGTCAATAcaactttcaaattaaaatatggattaaaaaaaagtccagcAATAACGACAAAATGAGTTCATTAAATACTTTTTTGGGTGTCAGTCTACTAGATACAGTTTGcttaaatgtatgtatttgatgattttaaatAGGTTTTGAGTCATTTTCATCTCTATTTTGAGGGATGCGATGTGTGGTGCTGTTGAGCTGCATCGAGTTATAATTACAGGTGTTTataattgtattatatattattaaatataatttactgagtggacaaaataattaaaaaacacgAGTCTTGTGTAATGTGGTGTAAAGAGTCAAATAGTCAATTAGTTGATTGTTATATAATTTACAAACAAACTGACTCATTCACAGTTAAAACATGAGGGACGTACAAATCACTGAGGAGTCATACAGTATTTATTAAGAAATGACATTGAGTTCCAAACTCTTCACCAGCCCTGTTTAAAAAGCAGCGAGACACCACCACCTGCTGGAAAGATAGAAAAAGTTGGTTAGCTATAGAAATGCAGAATATATATGAATTACACCAGAATAAATCattctaaaaaataaatcttattttatCATTGACTTAATAGATGATAAAGATAATTTGTTAGATTATGAACTATTCTGCACTATACATCATTTCAACCCTTCTTTATTAAATTCCATAAAGCACTTCTCCATGAATTTGTGTTCCTGACAAAAAAGACACCATCCTATAGAACCACAACTGACCCCACTCTCAATTCAAAGAATCTTAATCATGGACAACAAATGGAATCATTGTTTTATCAGGAATTGTCAGTTTTTTTGATGAACATTCAATTCATGAGCTAAAAGCAAAGTATTCATCATTCCCTATAGGCTACTAAACAAAATTAAGGAAACACATTTGAGAATGTGAATCCAATTCTTGTGAATGACAAT is part of the Paralichthys olivaceus isolate ysfri-2021 chromosome 18, ASM2471397v2, whole genome shotgun sequence genome and encodes:
- the map1b gene encoding microtubule-associated protein 1B, which produces MATLVQPAEMETLGSQSNTGTSPTSTGSSPHFNDGKFYLLVVIGEIVAEDHLKCAIADIEKGIRSWDTNLIDCNLDQELKLFVSRHSARFSADVRGQRILHHKSNVLETVVLINPSDDAVSTEVRLMISDTARHKLLVLSGQCSEKTGELILQSGSFSFFNFIDIFTDQEIGELLSTIHPANKAFLTLFCPEQGDWKNSNLDKHNLQDFINMKLNSTLILPEMEGLSEFTEYLSESVEIPSPFDMLEPPTSGGFLKLSKPCCYIFPGGRGDSALFAVNGFNMLINGGSDRKSCFWKLVRHLDRVDSILLTHIGDDNLPGINSMLQRKIIEAEEEQSQGSTANSDWVKNMISPDIGVVFVNLPENLDNPAPNYRVRRNVEEAASTQQFLTKLNLRIEPLQSPVGNTIEPIILFQKMGVGKLEMYVLNPSKNSKEMQHFMKQWTGSEKDTASILLPNGKESQFPVSYLTSISSLIVWHPANPSDKVVRVLFPGNTTQRHVFEGLEKLKHLEFLKQPVVTQKAMSSNMPSTPTLKQAKMKYRTDSKESLKSTPKPSPSRSIRKDSKEEAPEKAKTDAESTHEKTQKTEKKEKVPLKKEKAKAPEKESKAKMEQSAQNETPEKKKPEIKPKAEKEKTIKRETKISVEKKKEVKKEVAKKDDIHKQEIKKEEKVKKEDVKKVLKKDIRKESPMKEKKEEKKEQKKDVKRPLKDIKKTEERNAAPKPKPLKKDDVSNKFAGTPSKSKEKGKPKVSKKETKVGSGKLAASTATAAVAAAAVAAVAAVVDDPEAERSMMSSPEDLTKDFEELQTEELTTDDATVQQNQKEESVMIHQEEIIQTKESPEALESLDEGITTTEAEGDSGVTPEEQVLKVKLPSPSEKFEDEGTVMEETSEGGDYEEKGETEEVYEPQRMELDKDKLTPSEEEHRDRPDEVKPGDGVQDNDDLMNKNVEDPLMSERQTEKQNLFESALPKVSSPISPAASIHDEIPPVGFESSTVSDDENREEAPEDFTVTSICTQSTIKISSVPTTLGEMLTPRDIMSNETAYNEAESPPRDSDRFVTSVSGQYDMKKISPLQDMPGSDRSQSDVTEGQDYNLSASTISPPSPLEEDKFCKGFTLAGKAEQYDTVQESFEKHDADLTGLTSTSTTTPLIRSPSVDRRDTFDSPSPFAAPIELSTTLTGSTRATAESVSPDDKTLEGTNSPQSSGHTPYYQSPVDEKAASLTLVSEDKAQGPIIVELTSDKEDSSNRATPEPDEPEQEMCSPVERVASSPKSQSPTEPDSPTKKEKSPFDLDDKTTGENSHSVFSSAPETKYESDTNLFTGAKEESKMSISEGTTSDKSGSPLEEVVAEDLFSHLASASTASLATSSLPEPTTDSPSLHAEVGSPHSTEVDDSLSVSVVQTPTPFHEAEGSPSKEDSPRPMSISPDVSPKSKSKTQNQDMKSPEHSTMSIEFGQESPDHSLALDFSKQSPEHPSVGSSSRATENGPTEVDYSPSDGTDVRPPGEPGSPVEKPLLFEDVDVRATSATPSEASQSTPSVTTPCQMAEMPHTMAEQTDKSPLTPKASSLTQSPHSTEPSPVLGGPPVMDSTSPISPSLESLSNKFDTQLKYDKSPLTPKASSLTQSPHSTEPSPVLGGPPVMDSTSPISPSLESLSNKFDTQLKYDKSPLTPKASSLTQSPHSTEPSPVLGGPPAMDSTSPISPSLESLSNKSDIQLKYDKSPLTPKATSLTQSPHSTEPSPVLGGPPVMDSTSPISPSLESLSNKSDAQLKYDKSPSPPKATSPSSSFSPSKEETHSPAKETNPFKCEDSTHEAKSPVGPKVPSPSYLPLSSDLYNYNSACGSRDPDTTKRSPSAPSKTDVDLCLVTSCEYRHPKTELSPSFINPNPLEYFINEENIIEEEKPLAKSGGGPPPPGAKLPTKQCEETPPTSISESAPSQTDSDVPPGTEECPSITADANIDSEDDSETLPTDRTLTYRHADPPPVTLRDSAPSSGQHDVCMVDPEALKAEENLHNANTEGGEKSKKKKLTKKSSSPARKTALSKIKDTKTASPKKSVGEGKDAKNATNTSASRGVKSATSGAGSGKASGAASQPNCPPMFMDLVYIPNHCSAKNVDAEFFKRVRSSYYVVSGNDQTAQEPSRAVLDALLEGKAQWGNNMQVTLIPTHDTDVMREWYQETHDKQQELNIMVLASSSTVVMQDESFPACKIEM